The following proteins are encoded in a genomic region of Cryptococcus gattii WM276 chromosome I, complete sequence:
- a CDS encoding Zinc finger protein regulator of siderophore biosynthesis, putative (Similar to TIGR gene model, INSD accession AAW46055.1), with amino-acid sequence MPETHTSAPQDNEHEPAIGNRFENRFGPGWRVGFDNSNERGGIDEDAAEDSPPPRRESPGISDREIEAAETETPNVEKDELESDYGEPIQQQRRVDSEEELDQKELIRRAAARRRHQNKKEEQGNDSQPSAKKRKSLAPANASPLPSPPPSAAATASAHPPAGTCPGDGRCNGAGGKAGCEGCPTYNNSIAAGLVSANNSHAASHPASVSEGIERPLRNIYDREHRPYGFDRLMENNLGNGLAPKALTRQSPDQRQAHPSPVTTQPLMHPTSEKGTPTRFSPDSDAETPAAPGSNGSGLAATPVGMSCRNCGTSTTPLWRRDEEGRPQCNACGLYHKLHGVPRPVAMKKTVIKRRKRVPAVGSTSTSTGGRGANAEHPSPASAPAPVPTVTAPPPHVAPPLDDKAHRASPPFGHRTPQSHSEHRINHPIGPEAYGLAGRYSKPPSASMNLPGSASTSSLNLPERKKPWWQEGREGRDREKEEKDREAREREGKVTKLTRCLSSPNSKLPTDHRLLAIRSNYRHTSAPPELPPAADTSHQCSSLAGATLEQIAHQLAAEALLTMAPAANGGPSPEKRVEKSAGAGPLSSSQSRRASLDVDMAEAEPRGVKRKNEEEARDARDPRAPPMSLGLHGMDRDRNRSKDRAFSHSPLNSTDPRSVQPSNPHLPGSRLGQPPTSSSPYPVTAQQGAPNRYSVYGPTTRDPLAGSSSYSFNASRYSNLHMRRDLSPSVGGTATKPSVLSPPRRASPGPAPDTRERFYPSSSAASAGPAPASVSAAMAGYGHYSMSRRELQEHREQLKEGKRWLEAMMAKTDKMLHMVENKMALTVEMGSGPSVAGPGDRPSLSSNASPIPPPAAVHKVSDDWEFEERERQRQKEIQRLEQEREMDRAEREKRERERERERPGSYEDVRGRPRDKSEAERNRDILLASRRVSAVSPNPATRAAASRESASSNGSAPHQGEKSQGGANGVPGGKREGSQWDGEPVMSGVPLPRREQQNGIGSRLGRGLWSFDVRS; translated from the exons ATGCCCGAAACGCATACCTCCGCGCCTCAGGACAACGAGCATGAGCCTGCGATTGGCAATCGATTCGAAAACCGATTTGGTCCGGGATGGCGAGTAGGGTTCGACAATTCTAATGAGCGAGGAGGCATCGACGAAGATGCTGCCGAAGACTCACCCCCTCCTCGTCGCGAATCACCTGGTATATCTGATAGGGAAATCGAAGCTGCCGAAACAGAAACACCAAACGTCGAGAAAGATGAGTTGGAGTCTGATTATGGGGAGCCGATTCAACAACAAAGACGAGTTGActctgaagaagagctggaTCAAAAAGAATTGATTAGGAGGGCTGCTgccagaagaagacatcaaaacaagaaagaagaaCAGGGCAATGATAGTCAGCCATCCgcaaaaaagagaaaat CTCTCGCCCCTGCCAATGCATCCCCATTGCCctctccacctccttccGCAGCTGCAACGGCGTCAGCACATCCTCCCGCTGGAACTTGTCCTGGTGACGGAAGGTGCAATGGTGCCGGTGGCAAGGCTGGCTGTGAAGGTTGCCCAACCTACAATAACTCGATTGCTGCTGGATTGGTTTCTGCCAATAATTCCCACGCAGCTTCACATCCTGCTAGCGTGTCCGAAGGTATTGAGCGTCCCCTTCGAAACATCTATGATCGCGAGCATCGTCCTTACGGCTTTGACCGTCTCATGGAGAACAATTTGGGTAACGGTTTGGCCCCAAAAGCTTTAACTCGTCAAAGTCCTGATCAACGACAGGCTCACCCTTCTCCTGTAACGACTCAGCCGTTGATGCATCCAACTTCTGAGAAAGGAACTCCAACAAGGTTCTCGCCGGATAGCGACGCCGAGACTCCCGCTGCTCCCGGTAGTAACGGATCGGGACTTGCTGCTACTCCCGTTGGAATGAGCTGTAGAAATTGTGGAACAAGTACTACTCCTTTGTGGCGAAGGGATGAGGAGGGCCGACCTCAATGCAACGCATGTG GTCTTTACCACAAGCTTCATGGTGTTCCTCGACCCGTGGCCATGAAAAAGACTGTTATCAAACGGCGCAAGCGTGTTCCCGCTGTTGGTAGTACTTCTACTTCTACTGGCGGTCGTGGCGCCAATGCCGAGCACCCTTCACCTGCTAGTGCCCCCGCTCCCGTTCCCACGGTCACCGCTCCGCCTCCTCACGTGGCACCACCTCTTGATGACAAGGCTCACCGTGCTTCGCCTCCATTTGGTCACCGTACTCCTCAGTCTCACTCGGAACACCGAATCAACCATCCTATCGGTCCAGAGGCGTACGGCCTTGCCGGTAGGTACAGTAAACCTCCGTCTGCTAGTATGAATTTGCCTGGCTCagcctccacctcttctttgAATCTTCCTGAAAGGAAAAAGCCTTGGTGGCAAGAGGGCCGAGAGGGCCGAGATCgtgagaaggaagagaaagacAGAGAGGCCAGGGAGCGCGAAGGC AAAGTTACAAAGCTGACAAGAtgtctttcttctcctAATTCCAAACTTCCGACTGACCACCGATTGCTTGCCATTCGATCCAACTATCGCCACACATCTGCTCCTCCCGAACTTCCGCCTGCTGCCGACACATCTCATCAATGCTCTTCCCTTGCTGGTGCAACACTTGAACAAATCGCCCATCAGCTTGCTGCAGAAGCACTTCTCACGATGGCGCCCGCCGCTAATGGCGGACCTTCTCCCGAAAAACGAGTCGAAAAGTCTGCAGGTGCTGGACCTTTGTCTAGCTCTCAATCCAGGCGTGCATCTCTTGATGTCGACATGGCTGAGGCCGAGCCCCGAGGTGTTAAGAgaaagaatgaagaagaagcacGTGACGCTCGCGACCCTCGTGCACCTCCTATGAGCCTTGGTCTTCACGGTATGGACCGTGACCGAAATAGGTCCAAGGACAGGGCGTTCTCTCATTCCCCTCTTAACAGTACCGACCCTCGCTCTGTTCAGCCTTCCAACCCCCATCTCCCAGGCTCTCGCCTCGGCCAACCCCCTACGAGCTCATCTCCTTATCCTGTTACTGCCCAACAGGGTGCTCCTAACCGTTACTCTGTATACGGTCCTACCACCCGCGACCCACTTGCTGGTAGCTCCTCTTATTCTTTCAACGCTTCGCGGTACTCCAATCTTCACATGCGCCGAGacctttctccttctgTTGGTGGTACCGCCACCAAGCCCAGTGTCCTTTCTCCTCCACGACGTGCATCGCCCGGGCCTGCTCCTGATACTAGGGAGCGATTCTACCCGTCATCGTCCGCTGCATCTGCGGGCCCTGCGCCGGCCAGTGTCAGCGCGGCAATGGCTGGTTATGGTCATTACTCTATGAGCCGCAGAGAATTGCAGGAACACCGAGAGCAGCTCAAGGAGGGCAAGCGATGGCTTGAAGCCATGATGGCTAAGACGGACAAGATGCTGCACATGGTGGAGAACAAAATGGCCTTGACTGTTGAGATGGGCTCTGGTCCTTCCGTAGCCGGTCCCGGCGACAGGCCATCCTTGTCTTCCAATGCCAGCCCCATTCCCCCGCCTGCTGCGGTCCACAAGGTGAGCGATGATTGGGAGTTtgaggagagagaaagacAGAGGCAGAAGGAAATTCAGAGGCTCGAGCAAGAAAGGGAAATGGACCGAGCTGAGAGGGAGAAACGCgagagagaaagggagagggaaaggCCTGGATCTTATGAGGATGTTCGTGGACGCCCTAGAGATAAGTCGGAGGCTGAACGTAACCGTGACATCCTTCTCGCGAGCCGAAGAGTTTCTGCGGTATCTCCTAATCCGGCTACCCGAGCTGCTGCTTCCCGTGAGAGTGCGTCTTCCAACGGAAGTGCTCCTCATCAAGGTGAGAAGTCTCAGGGCGGCGCGAATGGAGTTCCTGGCGGAAAACGAGAGGGTAGCCAGTGGGACGGAGAGCCCGTGATGTC
- a CDS encoding uncharacterized protein (Similar to SGTC gene model, INSD accession EAL18634.1): MPLAAVKKINDSHSKLKERLRQPTKDNVNGAYAAEMDSAQRRLERKLRRRERAAIGKPKLPTPLRPTSKSKRKIKASSIDGSKEKSEGSHVSDGRKNKGKKYRAVPEIVKAYQAKNVQVSGGRITAKPVQKQGFLGHGKASLPIRLPSEKARMAPQDQFLGSRGVSLDPMMGEDQEIWNQWRIRAPQPGPSPRSHFRGKQPQQQSEASWQLGPFHFQRSPIRAPSFTSIMLSNHRHEAASASQFPNSRLPPPGHTNSPSWHTETTERPSYENQQPTSLDKKIIDIQSKDKVTAGQAIISIQSCPKLNPTSTVESGPAEFVGTVSNTWPIIKVSNDLAPTAVSILIYINIPEHG; the protein is encoded by the exons ATGCCCCTGGCTGCTGTCAAGAAAATCAACGATTCACATAGCAAGCTCAAAGAAAGGCTTAGGCAGCCAACAAAGGATAATGTCAATGGTGCCTACGCTGCAGAAATGGACAGCGCCCAGC GTCGACTCGAACGCAAGCTTCGTCGTCGTGAACGAGCAGCAATTGGTAAACCCAAGCTTCCGACCCCTCTACGTCCGACTAGTAAAAGCAAACGTAAGATTAAAGCATCATCTATTGATGGTTCTAAGGAAAAATCAGAAGGATCACATGTGTCAGACGGGAGAAAGAACAAGGGTAAGAAATACAGAGCTGTGCCGGAGATAGTAAAGGCCTATCAAGCCAAGAATGTACAAGTGTCGGGCGGACGAATTACT GCCAAACCCGTTCAGAAGCAAGGCTTTTTAGGCCATGGAAAAGCATCATTACCCATTAGGTTACCTTCTGAGAAGGCTCGTATGGCTCCCC AAGACCAATTCCTTGGATCCCGCGGTGTTTCACTGGACCCAATGATGGGTGAAGATCAAGAGATTTGGAATCAATGGAGAATCCGAGCACCTCAACCCGGCCCCTCACCGCGATCACATTTCAGGGGAAAACAGCCACAACAGCAATCGGAGGCTTCCTGGCAGTTAGGCCCATTCCACTTTCAACGTTCTCCCATCCGTGCACCGTCTTTCACGTCCATCATGCTTTCGAACCATCGTCACGAAGCTGCTTCGGCATCTCAGTTCCCAAACTCCAGGCTTCCACCTCCAGGACATACAAATTCCCCTAGCTGGCATACGGAGACTACAGAGAGGCCTTCATATGAAAACCAACAGCCAACGAGTCTTGATAAGAAGATAATCGATATTCAGTCTAAGGACAAGGTTACTGCTGGTCAGGCAATCATCAGCATTCAGTCATGCCCCAAACTAAACCCTACCTCAACTGTTGAAAGCGGGCCGGCAGAATTCGTAGGTACAGTTTCGAACACATGGCCTATTATCAAAGTTTCAAATGATTTAGCTCCTACTGCCG TTTCAATCCTCATTTACATCAATATCCCAGAGCATGGGTGA
- a CDS encoding uncharacterized protein (Similar to TIGR gene model, INSD accession AAW45218.1): MCYLSRYHSSLKPRRLPSDEPKLIYSTITICPYIPALPPYYSLDTFSKWLLVSVTLAVEQDVSPSGKSSPSATPTLRSLPTVLPPRMTTWSVCTIPRRLPEPKKSSPTLFKKNCKKATTLARPQKRLRQG, translated from the exons ATGTGTTATTTGTCACGTTATCACAGTAGCCTCAAGCCTCGTCGTCTTCCCTCCGACGAACCAAAGCTCATCTATTCAACAATCACAATCTGTCCATATATTCCCGCTTTGCCCCCTTACTACTCTCTAGACACTTTCTCAAAATGGCT TCTGGTTTCGGTTACACTGGCG GTCGAACAAGATGTTTCCCCTTCTGGCAAGAGTTCTCCAAG TGCTACGCCAACGCTGAGAAGCCTTCCGACTGTGTTGCCCCCAAGGATGACTACATGGAGTGTTTGCACAATACCAAGGAG ATTGCCCGAGCCAAAGAAGTCAAGTCCCACTTTGTTCAAAAAGAACTGCAAGAAAGCCACGACTCTCGCAAGGCCGCAGAAAAGGCTGCGACAGGGGTGA
- a CDS encoding Hypothetical protein (Similar to TIGR gene model, INSD accession AAW45217.1; CNH03620), producing MKSSELLELTASEPLTYEEELDMQQLTFILLERSSSLPSTAEQNQEMVLSPSLLTQCRMVGDVNLFLPEGLEGDGECEIMIASKIGASNRPSIHLFRKLGFGIVKHVQVFDEIELRWGAKDVADLDLEGLKEVTAVDWRETSLEGRIGVYDA from the exons ATGAAATCTTCAGAATTACTGGAACTCACAGCTTCTGAACCGTTAACCTACGAGGAAGAGCTCGATATGCAAC AATTGACGTTCATCCTCCTCGAGCGATCATCCTCCCTTCCCTCCACAGCTGAACAAAATCAGGAAATGGTCCTCTCACCATCACTTCTTACCCAGTGCCGGATGGTAGGCGATGTCAATCTTTTCCTTCCGGAGGGTCTCGAAGGTGATGGGGAATGTGAGATTATGATTGCCT CAAAAATAGGAGCCTCCAACCGCCCGTCCATCCACCTCTTCAGAAAGCTAGGCTTTGGGATTGTCAAGCATGTTCAGGTTTTTGATGAGATCGAGTTGCGATGGGGCGCGAAGGATGTGGCGGATCTTGATTTAGAAGGACTGAAAGAAGTGACAGCGGTGGATTGGAGAGAGACAAGCTTAGAGGGTAGAATAGGGGTCTATGATGCGTAG
- a CDS encoding proteasome subunit alpha type 3, putative (Similar to TIGR gene model, INSD accession AAW45216.1): MTSIGTGYDLSVSTYSPDGRLFQVEYANKAVEAAGVAIGLRCKDGVLLGVERILHSKLLVKGANRRIASLDEHIGMAGAGLLADGKHLASRGRDEASNFRDNYNTPVTVQILSDRLSAYLQAYTSYGSVRPFGLSALVGGVDKTGPKLFCLEPSGVYYGYRACAVGKGKALAKTELEKIVNKEVETGEAITVREGVMELARIIYLVHDENKDKDFELEMTWICEESGNKHALVPEDLLAEAEAKAKAALEEGMEED, encoded by the exons ATGACCTCAATAGGAACAGGGTACGATCTCTCAGTCTCTACTTACTCTCCGGATGGAAGGCTTTTCCAG GTCGAGTACGCCAACAAGGCTGTCGAGGCCGCTGG TGTCGCTATTGGTCTTCGATGCAAAGATGGAGTCCTCCTCGGTGTTGAGCGCATCCTTCATTCCAAACTCCTCGTCAAAGGCGCAAACCGCCGGATCGCATCCCTTGACGAACATATCGGTATGGCCGGTGCGGGTTTGTTAGCTGATGGAAAACATCTCGcaagcagaggaagagatgaagcGAGCAACTTCAGGGATAACTATAATACACCTGTTACTGTTCAA ATCCTTTCTGACCGGCTTTCAGCATATCTCCAAGCGTACACGTCTTACGGTTCTGTCCGACCATTTGGTCTCTCTGCCCTCGTTGGCGGCGTTGACAAGACCGGTCCTAAACTTTTCTGCCTTGAGCCTTCGGGAGTATACTACGGCTACCGGGCATGTGCGGTTGGAAAAGGCAAGGCATTGGCGAAGACTGAGCTTGAGAAGATTGTGAACAAGGAAGTGGAGACTGGAGAAGCAATCACTGTGCGAGAAGGCGTTATGGAGCTTGCTAGAAT TATATACTTGGTCCACGACGAAAACAAGGATAAGGACTTTGAGCTTGAGATGACTTGGATTTGTGAAGAATCTGGCAACAAGCATGCGCTCGTGCCTGAGGATCTGTTGGCGGAGGCGGAGGCGAAGGCAAAGGCAGCTTTAGAAGAAGGCATGGAAGAGGATTAG
- a CDS encoding pseudouridine synthase, putative (Similar to TIGR gene model, INSD accession AAW45215.1), with protein MSTPENIQKRPAEDEGLQDIETKRVKTEEIAPSNTPSLTDHLNAPHRTIPNPVSKMGLVPAIPELPSSLKMVTGIEADMVARRGFVGEEECGIRGFVGKGKGVRGVIKQRFTDFLVNEIGLDGEVLHLKDINKPQEPGSKEKDKDATAVTEEEAANGQMESAAETAPQIEEPEAAADLSENLRFAAHPQWSISTTLKLRPHFSDETIISLHQLVEQGKDAPPKGDSGWGKRKKNTESAGEENAAGDEGKKEEGEEAAFNDAGSKGRGQGRDRGRGRGRDRGRGRGGREGRGGGRNADSGSWWLAYEDEREPVTSKEERAAAHKILREVFPGMFESSTREVKGEEGQRLVIKWSSGAGQSSFHGKGARRAADAPRLPAYIHFTLHKSNRETMDALSHLQRLLGVQAKDLTVCGTKDKRAVTVQRVCLKRSGRNLQTVWRALNGVKQGWRTEQQAVEERGDRGVRVGDFEYSDKYLELGMLKGNRFLITLRNVEADSVEEIDQTMESVRDLGFINFYGMQRFGTSSMPTHVTGLFILRSNWSAALDSLLSLREGEHPDCVAARLAWLEDGDYVKALEKMPRRAVAERSIWEFWKRGGRMEDKVGALGVIPRNLRTMYVHAYQSYVWNLIVSERIKMSSTEPLVGDLVIEKSDDNEPIDPENVPAHRKDRHGRTKSWKTSSSPTVRRLTAEDIANKTHTIFNVVMPLPGFDVDYPGGEVGELYDRILKADGLDKDRMRREQREYSLPGSYRLILLRPLSLTWTHLQYTDPDLPLVQSDEDEILSLNPPAANDPEGKFRAVKVDMQLGASTYATMVLREITREETSSWFQRGRTMKGEDQEFKGIGKDGEGQGEEEEDGEMELMNE; from the exons ATGTCCACTCCAGAAAACATTCAAAAACGTCCAGCAGAGGATGAGGGTCTCCAGGATATAGAGACCAAAAGGGTCAAGACAGAAGAAATCGCCCCCTCCAACACCCCTTCTCTCACAGACCACCTCAACGCTCCGCACCGAACGATCCCCAACCCAGTATCCAAGATGGGACTCGTACCCGCCATCCCAGAGCTCCCCTCCAGCTTGAAGATGGTCACTGGTATTGAAGCTGACATGGTTGCACGCCGGGGATTTGTCGGTGAGGAAGAGTGTGGGATCCGAGGATTCGTAGGGAAGGGTAAAGGTGTGAGGGGTGTGATCAAACAGCG GTTTACGGATTTCCTAGTCAACGAAATTGGCCTTGATGGCGAGGTGTTGCATCTCAAAGACATCAACAAGCCACAAGAACCCGGATCCAAAGAAAAGGATAAGGACGCTACAGCTGTTacggaagaagaagctgccAATGGCCAAATGGAATCTGCTGCTGAAACAGCACCCCAAATCGAGGAACCTGAGGCCGCTGCTGACCTTTCCGAGAATCTTCGTTTTGCTGCTCACCCTCAGTGGAGTATAAGTACCACTCTCAAGCTTCGTCCCCATTTTTCAGATGAGAccatcatctctctccACCAACTTGTTGAgcaaggaaaagatgcCCCCCCCAAAGGCGATTCCGGGTGgggaaaaaggaagaagaataCCGAATCAGCGGGTGAGGAGAATGCCGCGGGAGAcgaaggaaagaaggaggaaggggaggaagCTGCCTTCAATGATGCTGGAAGTAAGGGACGGGGACAAGGAAGGGATCGTGGGAGAGGGAGGGGAAGAGACCGTGGAAGAGGTCGTggtggaagagaaggaCGAGGTGGGGGACGTAATGCCGATTCAGGCAGTTGGTGGTTGGCATATGAAGATGAGCGTGAG CCTGTCACTTCCAAAGAAGAGCGTGCGGCAGCTCACAAGATCCTACGCGAAGTCTTCCCTGGGATGTTTGAAAGTTCAACCAGAGAAGTAAAGGGCGAAGAAGGACAAAGGTTGGTTATCAAGTGGTCCAGTGGTGCGGGACAAAGCAGTTTCCACGGCAAAGGAGCCCGTCGGGCAGCTG ACGCACCCCGTTTACCTGCCTATATCCACTTTACGTTGCACAAATCCAACCGCGAAACCATGGACGCTCTCTCCCACCTTCAGCGTCTCCTCGGTGTCCAAGCTAAGGACCTCACCGTGTGCGGTACAAAAGACAAGCGAGCCGTCACTGTCCAGCGCGTCTGCCTGAAACGTTCAGGACGTAACCTCCAAACAGTCTGGCGAGCACTCAATGGCGTCAAACAAGGTTGGCGGACTGAGCAACAAGCGGTCGAGGAGAGAGGTGATAGAGGTGTCAGGGTTGGAGATTTTGAGTATTCTGACAAGTACTTGGAATTGGGGATGCTGAAGGGGAACAGATTCTTGATTACACTGAGAAATGTAGAGGCGGACAGTGTGGAGGAGATTGATCAGACTATGGAGAGCGTGCGTGATCTTGGGTTTATCAACTTTTATG GTATGCAGCGCTTCGGCACCTCCTCCATGCCCACCCACGTTACCGGCCTTTTCATCCTCCGCTCCAACTGGTCTGCAGCCCTCGACtctctcctttccctccGCGAAGGTGAACACCCCGACTGCGTGGCCGCGCGTCTGGCGTGGTTGGAAGATGGCGATTACGTCAAAGCATTAGAGAAAATGCCCAGAAGAGCTGTGGCGGAGAGGAGCATCTGGGAGTTTTGGAAGAGAGGTGGGAGAATGGAGGATAAGGTTGGGGCTTTGGGTGTGATTCCAAGGAATTTGAGGACGATGTACGTCCATGCGTACCAGAGTTACGTTTGGAATCTTATCGTTTCTGAACGTATCAAGATGTCTTCTACGGAACCTCTTGTTGGCGATCTCGTTATCGAAAAGTCAGATGATAACGAGCCTATCG ATCCTGAAAACGTTCCCGCTCACCGCAAAGACCGACACGGTCGCACCAAATCCTGGAAAACGTCATCTTCACCCACCGTCCGTCGCCTTACCGCTGAGGACATTGCGAACAAGACCCACACCATCTTCAATGTCGTCATGCCCCTTCCTGGATTCGACGTCGATTATCCCGGTGGTGAGGTCGGCGAGCTGTACGATCGTATCCTCAAAGCCGACGGTCTTGATAAGGACCGTATGAGACGCGAACAACGAGAATACTCTCTGCCCGGCTCATACCGTctcatcctcctccgccCGCTCTCGCTCACATGGACACATCTCCAGTACACTGACCCGGATTTGCCGCTCGTCCAATcagatgaagatgaaatCCTCAGCCTTAACCCGCCGGCGGCGAATGATCCGGAAGGCAAGTTTAGGGCCGTCAAGGTGGATATGCAGCTGGGGGCTAGTACGTATGCGACGATGGTGCTTAGGGAGATTACGAGGGAGGAGACGAGCTCATGGTTTCAAAGAGGGAGAACAATGAAGGGAGAGGATCAAGAGTTTAAGGGGATCGGGAAGGATGGTGAGGGGcaaggggaagaggaggaagatggtgaaATGGAGCTTATGAACGAGTAG
- a CDS encoding uncharacterized protein (Similar to TIGR gene model, INSD accession AAW45275.1), which yields MLKRNTPAWAVPQSPSVKHELKDEPGEEPDAKRVKTGNVKPILTATHGMFKENRTAAYALLNQLKKSMTIGWEDAFFWIQDTSPGSDPTEALEIFKTLERVEFNKINRVFTYIPELTLTTTNEIRNHIRIHSTPTSGIPIKTLREAMPNGIEPLKDLEARGDILIMRGLTGAWKDIPLPRLGRKNVNGQEVMEGGSGRWKTVFWDHLREAGRAGKRVDDEFIYSWADVPIAETDDVTKLLADQGFSASSAIPIAPKAIVTAASKKKKKRTRALKITNTHMKEQGIDFSKDYVKPV from the exons ATGTTAAAACGGAACACTCCAGCCTGGGCAGTTCCCCAATCTCCATCAGTCAAGCACGAACTCAAGGATGAACCCGGCGAGGAACCCGACGCAAAGCGGGTAAAGA CTGGGAACGTCAAGCCCATCCTTACGGCTACACATGGGATGTTCAAAGAGAACCGCACAGCTGCTTATGCCTTATTGAACCAGCTCAAG AAATCAATGACGATAGGTTGGGAGGATGCTTTCTTCTGGATTCAAGATACTAGCCCAGGTAGTGACCCCACAGAAGCGCTTGAAATATTTAAAACTCTTGAAAGAGTGGAATTTAACAAGATCAATCGTGTATTCACATACATC CCCGAACTAACCCTCACCACAACTAACGAGATTCGGAACCACATCCGTATCCATTCTACCCCTACCTCCGGCATCCCTATCAAAACCCTCCGCGAAGCCATGCCGAACGGTATTGAGCCGCTCAAGGACCTCGAAGCGAGGGGCGACATCCTCATCATGCGTGGTTTGACGGGCGCTTGGAAGGATATCCCTTTGCCGAGATtggggaggaagaacgTCAATGGGCAAGAGGTGATGGAAGGTGGATCGGGGAGATGGAAGACTGTCTTTTGGGATCATTTGAGAGAGGCTGGAAGGGCGGGGAAGAGGGTCGATGATG AATTTATTTATTCTTGGGCAGATGTGCCTATAGCAGAGACGGACGACGTCACAAAGTTGCTTGCCGATC AGGGATTTTCCGCCTCTTCCGCTATACCCATCGCTCCCAAAGCGATCGTTACCGCTGCCtccaagaagaagaaaaagcgCACGCGAGCGTTGAAGATTACGAACACCCATATGAAAGAGCAGGGTATCGACTTCTCAAAGGATTATGTTAAGCCTGTGTGA